The Lentzea guizhouensis genome contains a region encoding:
- a CDS encoding glycosyltransferase, which produces MRVVVVSGGDPGHVVPAIALCLRFLAAGDDPVLLTGDRWVDAATREGIQASTVAGLALSDLRGEADLGRALHDQAATLACALTPQLAALAPDLVVCDVLALGASMAAELLRVPWAQLSPHPLYEPSKGLPPMGSGLAAGVGVRGRLRDAVLRALTARSIREGERQRAVVRRRIGLSGRGAGPVARLIATLPALEVPRPDWPANAHVVGPLLWEASQEVMTPPPGDAPLVMIAPSTAWTGAAGMAEMTLEAVAGLGVRAVVSTFAPPPETLPEWARSGPGRQDELLREAAVLVCGGGHGMLVKALRSAVPVVVVPGGGDQWEMANRVARQGSGVIVRPATVDGLRAAVARVLGDSSFDKAAAEAAASGGDVRDPVEVCRTALSLAR; this is translated from the coding sequence ATGCGCGTTGTCGTGGTGTCCGGCGGCGATCCCGGCCATGTCGTGCCGGCGATCGCTCTGTGCCTGCGTTTCCTCGCGGCCGGGGATGACCCGGTCCTGCTCACCGGAGACCGCTGGGTCGACGCCGCCACCCGTGAGGGGATCCAGGCGTCGACGGTCGCCGGTCTGGCCCTGAGCGACCTGCGCGGTGAGGCGGACCTCGGCCGGGCGCTGCACGACCAGGCCGCGACCCTGGCCTGCGCGCTCACCCCGCAGCTCGCCGCGCTCGCACCCGACCTGGTGGTGTGCGACGTCCTGGCGCTGGGTGCGAGCATGGCCGCGGAGCTGCTGAGGGTGCCGTGGGCGCAGCTGTCACCGCATCCGCTCTACGAACCGTCGAAGGGCCTGCCGCCGATGGGCAGCGGGCTCGCGGCCGGGGTTGGGGTGCGCGGCAGGCTCCGGGACGCGGTGCTGCGGGCGTTGACGGCCAGGTCGATCCGTGAGGGCGAGCGGCAACGGGCCGTGGTGCGGCGCAGGATCGGGCTGAGCGGCAGAGGGGCGGGACCGGTGGCGCGGCTGATCGCGACGTTGCCCGCGTTGGAGGTGCCGCGACCGGACTGGCCCGCCAACGCGCACGTGGTCGGGCCGCTGCTCTGGGAGGCGAGCCAGGAGGTGATGACGCCGCCGCCGGGTGACGCGCCGTTGGTGATGATCGCGCCCTCGACGGCGTGGACCGGGGCGGCCGGGATGGCCGAGATGACGCTGGAAGCGGTGGCGGGACTCGGTGTCCGGGCGGTGGTGTCGACGTTCGCGCCGCCGCCGGAGACGTTGCCGGAGTGGGCGCGGTCGGGACCGGGCCGGCAGGACGAGCTGCTGCGGGAGGCCGCGGTGCTGGTCTGCGGTGGTGGGCACGGGATGCTCGTCAAGGCGTTGCGGTCGGCGGTGCCGGTCGTGGTCGTGCCCGGCGGCGGTGACCAGTGGGAGATGGCGAACCGGGTCGCGCGCCAGGGCAGCGGGGTGATCGTCCGTCCGGCCACTGTGGACGGTCTGCGGGCGGCGGTGGCGCGCGTCCTGGGAGATTCGTCGTTCGACAAAGCGGCGGCTGAGGCGGCGGCGAGTGGTGGAGATGTTCGAGATCCTGTTGAAGTATGTCGTACAGCGTTGAGTCTTGCGCGATGA
- a CDS encoding cation transporter, whose translation MSEPTPQLPLTASTACDDGCCTPPPAVADDRRAVLTRRVRMLVAATIAYNVVEAVVALAAGTVASSTALIGFGLDSVVEVASAAAVAWQFSSADPEKRERAALKVIAVSFFALAAYVTVESVSALLQGERADHSTVGIVLAAVSLLVMPGLSYAQRRAGRELGSASAVADSKQTLLCTYLSAVLLVGLAVNSLFGWWWADPVAALVIAVVAVREGREAWRGHHCC comes from the coding sequence ATGAGTGAGCCGACACCCCAGCTGCCGCTCACGGCGAGCACCGCGTGCGACGACGGGTGCTGCACACCGCCGCCGGCCGTCGCGGACGACCGCAGGGCGGTGCTGACGCGCCGGGTTCGGATGCTCGTCGCCGCCACCATCGCCTACAACGTGGTCGAGGCGGTCGTCGCCCTGGCCGCGGGCACGGTGGCGTCGTCCACGGCGTTGATCGGGTTCGGCCTGGACTCGGTGGTCGAGGTGGCCTCGGCCGCCGCGGTCGCCTGGCAGTTCTCCAGCGCTGATCCCGAGAAGCGCGAACGGGCGGCGCTCAAGGTGATCGCGGTGTCGTTCTTCGCATTGGCCGCCTACGTCACCGTCGAGTCCGTGTCGGCGTTGCTGCAGGGTGAACGCGCGGACCACTCGACCGTCGGCATCGTGCTCGCCGCCGTCTCGCTGCTGGTCATGCCGGGCCTGTCCTACGCCCAGCGGCGGGCGGGGCGTGAGCTGGGGTCGGCGAGCGCGGTCGCCGACTCGAAGCAGACGCTGTTGTGCACCTACCTGTCGGCGGTGCTGCTGGTGGGGCTCGCGGTCAACAGCCTGTTCGGCTGGTGGTGGGCGGATCCGGTGGCGGCACTCGTGATCGCGGTCGTGGCGGTCAGGGAGGGCCGGGAGGCTTGGCGCGGGCACCACTGCTGCTGA